A genome region from Cutaneotrichosporon cavernicola HIS019 DNA, chromosome: 5 includes the following:
- the SOL1 gene encoding uncharacterized protein (Glucosamine-6-phosphate isomerases/6-phosphogluconolactonase) → MFKVPSHAASVPLLYVFDDTAALQTSLADFVVAAQKEAIAQRGKFTIALSGGSLPNNLSPLVGQKDIQWDKWHVFFSDERIVPLDNPESNYAACAKAFLDHVPIKREQIHTLNTGLFRETTKENPTATPADQADSEQEAQDIAYDYEQQLVAVFSDPDAVRFPVFDLILLGMGPDGHTCSLFPGHKLLDEDGVWVAPISDSPKPPPRRVTLTFPVLNHALRAAFVATGAGKQEMLHKVLDEPQLGLPCSRVRPHAPGQVFWFVDKAAAGETKYAQAPFTIS, encoded by the exons ATGTTCAAGGTTCCCTCCCACGCGGCCTCGGTCCCTCTGCTGTACGTGTTCGACGACACTGCGGCCCTCCAGACCTCCCTCGCCGacttcgtcgtcgccgcgcagaAGGAGGCCATTGCCCAGCGCGGCAAGTTCACCATTGCACTCTCTGGCGGCTCGCTCCCGAACAACCTCAGCCCACTCGTCGGCCAGAAGGACATCCAGTGGGACAAGTGGCacgtcttcttctcggaCGAGAGAATCGTTCCCCTCGACAACCCGGAAAGCAACTACGCCGCGTGTGCTAAGGCGTTCCTCGACCACGTCCCCATCAAGCGCGAGCAGATCCACACGCTCAACACCGGCCTCTTTAGGGAGACCACCAAGGAAAATCCGACCGCTACGCCGGCTGATCAGGCCGACTCGGAGCAGGAGGCCCAGGACATCGCGTACGACTATGagcagcagctcgtcgccgtgtTCTCCGACCCTGATGCCGTACGGTTCCCCGTGTTCGACCTgatcctcctcggcatggGCCCGGACGGACACACGTGCTCACTGTTCCCTGGCCACAAgctgctggacgaggacggcgtgTGGGTCGCGCCCATCTCCGACAGCCCCAAgccccctccccgccgtGTAACCCTGAC cttcCCTGTGCTCAACCACGCTTTGCGCGCTGCCTTCGTCGCGACCGGCGCGGGCAAGCAAGAGATGCTCCACAAGGTCCTCGATGAGccccagctcggcctgccCTGCTCACGTGTGCGGCCTCATGC cccCGGCCAGGTCTTCTGGTTTGTCGACAAAGCTGCCGCTGGAGAGACCAAGTACGCGCAGGCGCCGTTCACGATTAGCTAA